The following coding sequences lie in one Oncorhynchus nerka isolate Pitt River linkage group LG14, Oner_Uvic_2.0, whole genome shotgun sequence genomic window:
- the LOC135575057 gene encoding neurobeachin-like has translation MEVRRLFLSDMIKLFSNSRENRRCLLQCSVWQDWMFSLGYINPKNPEEQKMMEMVYSLFRILLYHAIKYEWGGWRVWVDTLSIAHSKVTYEAHKEYLAKMYEDYQRQEEENIKKGRKGLVSTISGLQDLQAGGIQGNMEIREVDDHSQTQTPESEADYPETSGHPRNILSEAKTGEEEGLEGTERTGSGVRVEVHDLLVDIKAEKVEATEVKLEDLDLSPEPLGVTVGVAGSVVSEDRGGALVQVDSLLDNVYCAAVEKLSSSAASGVMVPNATVGVATDNHNTGPLITLADDDKDSLPSNSSFLFGQEEPLVLPSPGSNPQPDPEPTVPPARSHDLGLLAHMTGSSELGIIGMVSPGGPINSIMEEERLKLQTTLGDVTSMSREEACSKGSVFTDTGAGASAGGSGVSEGGEPSAGVKGSGADAVSNTSGTERSYDRKDKEIKKIQTTATTQSLHGRTAAQLERALRVDLGFRGMPMTEEQRRQFSPGPRTTMFRIPEFKWSPMHQRLLTDLLLALETDVHVWRSHSTKSVMDFVNSNENIIFVHNTIHLLSQMVDNIIIACGGILPLLSAATSPSAELENIEAVQGMSSETAVSFLSRLMAMVDVLVFASSLNFSEIEAEKNMSSGGLMRQCLRLVCCVAVRNCLDVRQRQRDRGTNSKSQDNLYGTASANKDPDRLLQDVDINRLRAVVFRDVDDSKQAQFLALAVVYFISVLMVSKYRDILEPQREPNRMISQSACSIRHEINSPTSTETPLAYPDHNKEPPTPVEELHIGGGSLPHTDSGIGEEQVTSVLNGADLEPSGPGRVHIMSALLGSLSSGEKHSQEFLLEPPGLEVLTTASSISSISQSNINVREILKSLVAGPVEGWSLDQSPSPTLILLYRERPITPCCPCSFTPLTGVWWSQ, from the exons ATGGAGGTTCGACGTCTCTTCCTCTCAGACATGATCAAATTATTCAGTAACAGCCGCGAAAACCGACG gTGTTTGTTGCAGTGTTCAGTATGGCAGGACTGGATGTTCAGTCTGGGCTATATCAACCCTAAAAACCCAGAGGAACAGAAGATGATGGAGATGGTCTATAGCCTCTTCAGGATCCTGCTCTACCATGCCATCAAGTATGAATGGGGAGGTTGGAGGGTCTGGGTGGATACACTCTCCATCGCTCACTCCAAG GTAACTTACGAGGCCCATAAGGAGTACCTGGCTAAGATGTATGAGGACTACCAGCGTCAGGAGGAGGAGAACATTAAGAAGGGGAGGAAGGGTCTGGTCAGCACCATCTCAGGCCTGCAGGACCTCCAGGCCGGGGGCATCCAGGGGAACATGGAGATCAGAGAGGTAGACGACCACTCTCAGACACAGACCCCGGAGAGCGAGGCCGACTACCCCGAGACTTCCGGCCACCCCCGGAACATACTGTCGGAGGcgaagacaggggaggaggaggggctcgaggggacagagaggacggggtcaggggtcagagtggAGGTTCATGACCTGCTGGTGGACATCAAGGCTGAGAAG gtgGAAGCCACAGAGGTGAAGCTGGAGGACCTGGACCTGTCTCCAGAGCCGCTGGGCGTGACAGTGGGTGTGGCTGGGAGTGTTGTCTCTGAGGACAGGGGCGGGGCGTTGGTCCAGGTGGACTCCCTATTGGACAACGTGTACTGTGCTGCTGTAGAGAAGCTGAGCAGCAGCGCCGCCAGCGGAGTAATGGTCCCCAACGCAACCGTCGGTGTAGCCACCGACAACCACAACACCGGTCCCCTCATCACCCTCGCTGACGACGACAAGGACAGTCTCCCTAGCAACAGCAGCTTCCTGTTTGGCCAG GAGGAGCCCCTGGTCCTGCCAAGTCCTGGTTCTAACCCCCAACCAGACCCCGAGCCCACAGTCCCCCCGGCTCGCAGCCATGACCTGGGCCTGCTGGCCCACATGACGGGCAGCTCTGAGCTGGGGATCATCGGCATGGTCAGTCCTGGTGGTCCAATCAACAGcatcatggaggaggagaggttgaAGCTCCAGACCACCCTGGGTGACGTCACCTCAATGTCCAGGGAAGAGGCCTGCTCTAAGGGGTCAGTGTTCACAGACACGGGGGCTGGAGCTAGTGCTGGAGGGTCTGGGGTGTCGGAGGGGGGAGAGCCCTCGGCTGGTGTGAAAGGTAGTGGGGCGGATGCAGTCAGCAACACCTCAGGCACAGAGAGGTCATACGACAGAAAGGACAAAGAGATTAAGAAGATACAGACCACTGCTACTACACAG TCCCTGCACGGTCGTACGGCGGCCCAGTTAGAGCGTGCCCTGCGTGTGGACCTGGGCTTCAGAGGGATGCCCATGACAGAGGAGCAGCGCCGCCAGTTCAGCCCTGGCCCTCGCACCACCATGTTCCGCATCCCAGAGTTCAAATGGTCGCCCATGCACCAGCGCCTCCTCACCGACCTGCTGTTGGCCCTGGAGACAGACGTCCAtgtctggaggag CCATTCAACCAAATCTGTCATGGACTTTGTCAACAGCAATGAGAACATAATCTTTGTCCACaacaccatccacctcctctcTCAGATGGTAGACAACATCATCATCGCCTGTGGAGGGATCcttcctctgctctctgctgCCACCTCTCCTTCT GCTGAGTTGGAGAACATCGAGGCAGTCCAGGGCATGTCTTCAGAGACGGCTGTTTCCTTCCTTTCCCGTCTCATGGCCATGGTGGACGTTCTGGTGTTTGCCAGCTCACTCAACTTCTCTGAGATAGAGGCTGAGAAGAACATGTCCTCTGGAGGCCTGATGAGACAGTGTCTACGACtgg tgtgttgtgtagcAGTGAGGAACTGTCTGGacgttagacagagacagagggacagagggaccaACAGTAAGAGCCAGGACAACCTGTATGGTACAGCATCTGCCAACAAG GACCCTGACAGGCTTTTACAGGACGTCGACATCAACCGTCTGAGAGCTGTCGTGTTCCGGGATGTG GATGACAGTAAGCAGGCCCAGTTCTTGGCCCTAGCGGTGGTCTACTTCATCTCTGTCCTCATGGTGTCAAAGTACAGGGACATCCTGGAACCCCAAAGAGAGCCCAACAGGAtgatcagccaatcagcatgcagCATTCGCCACGAGATCAACTCACCTACCAGCACAG agacCCCACTGGCCTACCCTGACCACAATAAGGAGCCCCCCACCCCTGTAGAGGAGCTCCACATAGGGGGAGGATCTCTGCCGCACACTGACTCTGGCATTGGAGAGGAACAG gtgacCAGTGTGTTAAATGGGGCAGACCTGGAACCTTCAGGACCCGGGCGTGTTCACATCATGTCCGCCCTGCTCGGCAGCCTTTCCTCTGGGGAGAAGCATAGCCAGGAGTTCCTCTTGGAGCCGCCTGGCCTGGAGGTTCTAACAACcgcctcctccatctcctcgaTCAGTCAATCAAACATCAACGTCAGAGAGATTCTGAAGAGCCTAGTGGCTGGGCCAGTAGAGGGGTGGAGCCTGGACCAGAGCCCCTCCCCTACCCTGATCCTGctgtacagagagagacccaTCACCCCATGCTGCCCATGCAGTTTCACTCCTTTGACag gaGTGTGGTGGTCCCAGTGA